One Flagellimonas sp. CMM7 genomic region harbors:
- a CDS encoding GH92 family glycosyl hydrolase, whose product MKLNFAYIVLLILVLGCSPNPSKEVIHENLIDFVNPFIGTDGPGNTYPGATTPFGMVQLSPDIGIPGWDRIAGYYYQDSIISGFSHTHLTGTGAGDLYDILVMPTNSRFSDSIPENNYKPYSKFDHQKEGASPGYYWVDLLDFGIKAELTATSRVGIHRYTFPEDKDTQIHVDLGYSLNWDKPTDTFIKVVNNSTLQGHRMSTGWARNQRLFFEMHFSTPFQAYQIIRDDEGKPSKIILNYTTEEREQIQVKTGLSSASSAAAGKAIQVETSEDFDSIKKKAQDIWEKELQKIKITSQDTDKKNIFYTMLYQSMLAPTLYSDSNGEYKAANDANGKLKVGTDSIAKVEGFNRYDTFSLWDTFRAAHPLYTLIQPEKVPDMIKSLLAHYTETGILPVWSMQGSETNMMIGYHAVPVIVDAYFKGFEFDAELAYEACKKSAMVDGREIDIYKEKGYIPVNEGHENWSVSKTMEYAYDDWCIAMFAKDLGKMEDHDYFLQRSENWKNLYNTKRSWLQPKDPSGNFIEPFIPKEYTPYFCESNAWHYYWFVPQDVDGLISKTGGKERFTQKLDSMFSYAPSPEDKLPLFSTGMIGQYAHGNEPSHHVAYLYNYIGQPSKAQKLVSTILENQYKNEPNGHCGNEDCGQMSSWYILSSLGFYPVNPAQGVYDLGIPLFEEAIVEVANGKTFTVNANGLEENQFVQSVALNGETLDRSYITHKEIMNGGTLVFTMTNDAKLADKNQLKTPEVNKIYN is encoded by the coding sequence ATGAAGTTGAATTTTGCATATATAGTTTTGCTGATTCTGGTGCTTGGCTGCTCACCCAACCCATCAAAAGAAGTCATCCATGAAAATCTTATTGATTTTGTAAATCCATTTATTGGAACCGATGGCCCTGGCAACACCTACCCTGGAGCCACTACCCCATTTGGCATGGTTCAGCTGAGTCCCGATATCGGTATTCCTGGTTGGGACCGAATTGCAGGATACTATTATCAAGATTCCATTATATCGGGGTTTTCCCATACCCATCTAACCGGCACCGGAGCGGGTGACCTTTATGATATTTTGGTCATGCCTACCAACAGCAGGTTCTCTGATAGCATTCCAGAGAACAATTACAAACCATATTCAAAATTTGACCACCAAAAGGAAGGTGCATCCCCAGGCTATTATTGGGTTGATTTATTGGATTTTGGTATCAAAGCAGAATTAACTGCTACAAGCAGGGTCGGAATACACAGATATACATTCCCAGAAGATAAAGACACCCAAATCCATGTCGATTTAGGATATTCCCTCAACTGGGACAAACCAACGGACACTTTCATCAAAGTTGTAAACAACTCAACACTACAAGGACATCGAATGTCTACAGGTTGGGCCAGAAACCAACGTCTATTTTTTGAAATGCACTTTTCAACGCCTTTTCAGGCTTATCAAATTATTCGTGATGATGAAGGCAAACCCTCAAAAATCATCTTGAATTATACCACTGAAGAAAGAGAACAAATTCAAGTAAAGACAGGTTTGTCTTCGGCAAGCTCAGCTGCTGCGGGAAAAGCCATTCAGGTTGAGACTTCGGAAGATTTTGACAGCATCAAGAAAAAGGCGCAGGACATCTGGGAAAAAGAGCTTCAAAAAATAAAAATAACATCTCAAGATACAGACAAGAAAAATATCTTCTACACCATGTTGTATCAGTCCATGTTAGCTCCAACCTTATATAGCGATAGTAATGGTGAATACAAGGCCGCCAATGATGCAAATGGGAAACTTAAGGTTGGAACAGATTCCATAGCAAAAGTAGAGGGCTTCAATCGATACGACACCTTCTCACTTTGGGATACCTTCAGGGCAGCCCATCCATTGTATACATTAATTCAGCCTGAAAAAGTGCCTGACATGATCAAATCCTTGTTGGCTCATTATACAGAAACGGGCATTTTACCTGTTTGGTCCATGCAAGGAAGCGAGACGAACATGATGATCGGTTACCATGCTGTTCCCGTAATTGTGGATGCCTATTTTAAAGGGTTTGAATTTGATGCAGAACTTGCATACGAAGCATGCAAGAAAAGTGCAATGGTAGATGGTCGTGAAATAGATATTTACAAAGAAAAAGGATACATTCCTGTTAATGAGGGCCACGAAAATTGGTCTGTTTCCAAAACCATGGAATATGCCTACGACGATTGGTGCATTGCCATGTTCGCCAAAGATTTGGGCAAAATGGAAGACCATGATTACTTTTTGCAGCGTTCAGAAAATTGGAAAAATCTATACAATACAAAGCGGTCCTGGCTGCAGCCCAAGGACCCCAGTGGCAATTTTATTGAACCATTCATTCCGAAGGAATACACCCCATATTTCTGCGAAAGCAATGCCTGGCATTATTACTGGTTTGTGCCGCAAGATGTAGATGGACTCATTTCAAAAACAGGAGGAAAAGAACGGTTCACCCAAAAATTAGATTCCATGTTCAGCTATGCACCAAGTCCTGAAGACAAACTGCCCTTGTTCAGCACAGGAATGATTGGCCAATATGCACATGGGAATGAACCTAGTCATCATGTTGCCTATCTGTATAATTACATTGGCCAACCTTCCAAAGCACAAAAGTTGGTGAGCACTATTTTGGAAAATCAATATAAAAATGAACCTAACGGGCACTGCGGCAATGAGGATTGTGGTCAAATGTCTTCGTGGTATATTCTTAGTTCGCTGGGATTCTATCCCGTAAATCCAGCTCAAGGTGTATATGATTTAGGAATACCCCTGTTTGAAGAAGCAATTGTGGAAGTGGCAAATGGCAAAACCTTTACAGTTAACGCCAATGGCTTGGAAGAAAATCAGTTTGTGCAAAGTGTGGCCTTAAATGGCGAAACATTAGATAGAAGCTATATCACCCATAAAGAAATTATGAACGGAGGAACTTTGGTATTTACCATGACCAATGATGCGAAATTGGCCGATAAAAATCAACTAAAAACTCCAGAAGTCAACAAAATATACAACTAG
- a CDS encoding carbohydrate-binding family 9-like protein, whose amino-acid sequence MMDNVGKHKKLISLVLFLVYVGCIVLCAQEKPRTYVAYKAVDSILIDGKADESSWTKAPWSDFFIDIEGIEKPTYDTRMKMLWDENNVYFFAQLEEPHVWGDIVEHDAVIFHNNDFEIFLDPEADVHGYYELEWNVLNTVWDQYITAPYRAGNETINGWEALGLKSAVSVQGTLNDPSDTDQGWTIEIAIPLRDLRTGYYQNNMPQNQFWRVGFSRVNWDFDVTDGKYSRKKDSKTSEFLHENNWVWSPQYVINMHEPEKWGYVYFSENAVGTAPINFEIPKDEHIKWYLYELYRDLVSENGQKIEWNQVENGFHGPSKQLFGKNITPVLEKYTKGFILSAKSPFTQKLLTVTKEGKYETYEN is encoded by the coding sequence ATGATGGATAATGTTGGGAAACATAAAAAATTAATAAGCCTTGTACTTTTTTTGGTTTATGTGGGCTGCATAGTATTGTGCGCCCAAGAAAAACCGAGAACTTATGTGGCCTATAAGGCGGTGGATTCCATATTGATTGATGGAAAAGCGGATGAATCTTCATGGACAAAGGCACCTTGGTCGGATTTCTTTATCGACATCGAAGGAATTGAAAAGCCTACTTACGACACCCGAATGAAAATGCTATGGGATGAAAACAATGTGTACTTCTTCGCACAATTGGAAGAACCTCATGTATGGGGGGACATTGTTGAACACGATGCCGTGATTTTCCATAACAATGACTTTGAAATTTTTCTTGATCCGGAAGCAGACGTGCATGGCTATTACGAATTGGAATGGAATGTTCTAAATACGGTTTGGGACCAATATATAACCGCTCCATATAGAGCGGGTAATGAAACTATTAACGGATGGGAAGCCTTAGGGCTTAAATCTGCAGTATCCGTGCAGGGCACTTTGAATGATCCCTCGGACACTGACCAAGGTTGGACCATTGAAATTGCCATCCCATTAAGGGATTTGCGAACGGGATACTATCAGAATAATATGCCACAAAATCAATTTTGGAGAGTAGGGTTTTCCAGGGTCAATTGGGATTTTGATGTTACTGATGGGAAATACTCAAGAAAGAAAGATTCAAAAACTAGTGAATTTCTGCACGAAAACAACTGGGTTTGGTCTCCGCAGTATGTCATCAATATGCATGAGCCAGAAAAGTGGGGTTATGTTTATTTTTCAGAAAATGCAGTCGGGACTGCCCCCATCAATTTTGAAATTCCCAAAGATGAACACATCAAATGGTATCTGTATGAACTGTACCGGGATTTAGTTTCTGAAAATGGGCAAAAAATAGAATGGAATCAAGTAGAAAATGGCTTCCATGGTCCTTCAAAGCAGCTCTTTGGGAAAAACATAACTCCGGTTCTTGAAAAGTACACCAAAGGCTTCATCCTTTCGGCAAAAAGTCCATTTACCCAAAAACTCTTGACCGTAACCAAAGAGGGTAAGTATGAAACCTATGAAAATTAG
- a CDS encoding glycoside hydrolase family 130 protein, which yields MSNQVSTKTNTIPWQEKPANISNVVWRYSENPIIQRDAIPSSNSVFNSAVVPFEDGYAGVFRCDNKAVQMNIFAGFSKDGIHWDINHKPIDFGAGNTEMIDSDYKYDPRVTFIEDRYWITWCNGYHGPTIGIGYTFDFKEFFQCENAFLPFNRNGVLFPEKVNGKYAMLSRPSDNGHTPFGDIYISYSPDMKYWGEHRCVMKASPFEDSAWQCTKIGAGSVPILVDEGWLMIYHGVINTCNGFRYSMGAAILDKKNPDKVKYRTQPYLLSPQTSYECMGDVPNVVFPCATLHSIEEDKIAIYYGAADTVVGLAFGHISEIVKFTKENSL from the coding sequence ATGAGTAATCAAGTTTCAACAAAAACAAATACAATTCCTTGGCAGGAAAAACCAGCTAACATTTCTAATGTTGTTTGGAGGTATTCCGAAAACCCTATTATCCAAAGAGATGCCATTCCAAGTTCCAACAGCGTGTTCAACAGCGCTGTTGTGCCCTTTGAAGATGGTTATGCTGGAGTTTTTAGATGCGATAACAAAGCTGTGCAGATGAACATCTTTGCCGGTTTCAGTAAAGATGGAATTCACTGGGATATCAATCACAAACCCATCGATTTCGGAGCTGGAAATACCGAAATGATTGATTCAGATTACAAATATGACCCTCGTGTTACATTTATAGAAGACCGTTATTGGATTACTTGGTGCAACGGATACCATGGACCAACCATCGGTATTGGATATACTTTCGATTTCAAGGAGTTTTTTCAATGCGAAAATGCTTTTTTACCCTTCAATCGAAATGGAGTGCTCTTTCCTGAAAAAGTCAATGGCAAATATGCCATGCTGAGCAGGCCCAGTGACAATGGACACACTCCTTTTGGGGATATTTACATCAGTTACAGTCCCGATATGAAATATTGGGGCGAACATCGTTGTGTAATGAAGGCATCACCCTTTGAAGATAGTGCCTGGCAGTGCACAAAAATAGGGGCTGGCTCAGTTCCTATTCTTGTGGATGAGGGATGGTTAATGATTTACCATGGTGTCATCAATACTTGTAACGGATTTAGATATTCTATGGGTGCTGCCATTCTGGACAAGAAAAATCCAGACAAGGTAAAATATAGAACACAACCCTATCTGCTATCACCGCAAACTTCCTATGAATGCATGGGAGATGTACCCAATGTGGTTTTTCCATGTGCGACTTTGCACTCCATTGAAGAGGACAAAATCGCTATCTATTATGGCGCTGCGGATACCGTGGTCGGACTAGCTTTCGGGCATATCTCCGAAATTGTAAAGTTTACCAAAGAAAACAGTTTATAA